A genomic segment from Lutzomyia longipalpis isolate SR_M1_2022 chromosome 3, ASM2433408v1 encodes:
- the LOC129793393 gene encoding splicing factor 45, translating to MALYDDLDTKQKTDQIDGWSSGIKLLQTQLAVKKVVPQRNIAPRKAITLAPVIDLKAKKEISEETFSNTQNEVHQIYPSLLKNVSQNIFGPTNQSRERSSDGVEWNVVDEYDPIWPNDYEKLVKVKRDKEKEKLREREERKREERNTKRKVSGVPRTTAEDESPPAKYLGFGGRRHAHSDDEDACSKSPPTARASLGAAIAPPPSLQENLVSEKSSAGNVTYGTSSVAAKIMAKYGFKDGQGLGKQEQGMSVALQVEKTSKRGGRIIHEKEFITPLSAASSPPPQSAEPSITEIMKSPSKVVILRNMVGPGDVDSELEPEVKDECNTKYGDVVTVVIHEVPDTNPEEAVRIFVEFKRIESAIKAVVDLNGRFFGGRQVKAGFYDFEKFQNLQLLG from the exons ATGGCTCTATACGACGATTTGGATACTAAACAGAAAACAGATCAAATTGATGGCTGGTCGTCTGGGATAAAACTCTTGCAAACGCAATTAGCTGTAAAGAAAGTAGTGCCACAGCGAAATATTGCCCCTCGTAAGGCAATCACATTAGCCCCAGTTATAGATCTAAAAgccaaaaaggaaatttcggAAGAAACGTTCAGTAATACACAGAATGAAGTACACCAGATTTATCCGTCACTGTTGAAAAACGtttcacaaaatatctttGGACCAACTAATCAATCAAGAGAACGTTCATCGGATGGAGTAGAGTGGAACGTGGTGGATGAATATGATCCGATATGGCCAAATGACTATGAAAAACTTGTAAAAGTTAAGAGAgataaggaaaaagaaaaattaagggaACGAGAAGAACGAAAACGTGAAGAAAGGAATACAAAACGTAAAGTTAGTGGAGTACCGAGGACTACAGCTGAAGATGAATCGCCTCCCGCAAAGTATTTAGGCTTTGGTGGAAGACGACATGCACACTCAGATGATGAAGATGCATGCAGTAAATCACCGCCAACTGCTAGAGCATCCTTAGGTGCTGCTATTGCTCCACCACCGTCCTTACAGGAGAATCTTGTATCAGAAAA GTCATCCGCTGGTAATGTCACCTATGGTACCAGCAGTGTTGCAGCAAAAATAATGGCAAAGTACGGCTTCAAGGATGGTCAAGGATTGGGCAAGCAGGAACAAGGTATGTCTGTGGCCCTTCAAGTTGAAAAAACATCTAAACGAGGCGGCAGGATAATTCACGAGAAGGAATTTATAACGCCCCTCTCGGCTGCTTCAAGTCCACCACCACAATCTGCCGAACCCAGTATCACAGAAATAATGAAGTCTCCCAGCAAAGTTGTCATCTTACGAAACATGGTAGGACCGGGTGATGTAGATTCTGAATTGGAGCCTGAGGTGAAAGATGAATGCAACACAAAATATGGTGACGTTGTGACGGTTGTCATTCATGAAGTACCAGATACAAATCCGGAAGAAGCTGTACGGATATTTGTGGAgtttaaaagaattgaaagcGCCATCAAGGCTGTTGTCGATCTCAATGGCAGATTCTTCGGTGGACGACAAGTTAAGGCaggattttatgattttgagaaatttcagaATCTTCAACTTCTTGGATAA
- the LOC129793405 gene encoding uncharacterized protein LOC129793405, which produces MENVYEDNSDNLYDFLHDIREVLQEPALISQDELRRLLKICDSLIARLPVNDNAYIEMRSTVQEINQECPFKGLPVAHLALRSCHQVGHLQRAERRGFFDLSFNIRCTGKYFGGFLDGWLLLYSSPLGELRPHLTIRVMRAWDCADEDFKWPDRVLGVEDFNGSPFFFQTLSQKEKYSWLLALMGRTSEEAPAVTDEDGIYVEPNEVNTLISREEINRSFNYDTPHTPPRRVMESENFKNKYADIKSRIAAQLLLHSPLSVTKSAIAAAPTQESSSSKWWFRKRKKTNSKNSSTELVNITKNQIKDDPTYDTIDNRNNPLV; this is translated from the exons ATGGAAAACGTGTATGAAGATAATTCGGACAATCTCTATGATTTCTTGCATg ATATACGTGAAGTTCTTCAAGAACCTGCATTAATTTCTCAAGATGAATTGAGACGTTTGTTGAAGATTTGTGATTCACTCATTGCACGACTTCCTGTCAATGACAATGCCTATATTGAGATGCGGTCTACGGTACAGGAAATAAATCAGGAATGTCCATTCAAAGGTCTTCCAGTAGCTCACTTGGCGTTACGCTCTTGTCATCAAGTGGGGCATCTTCAACGGGCTGAACGAAGGGGATTCTTCGACTTATCCTTTAACATTCGTTGCACTGGAAAATACTTTGGAGGTTTTCTAGATGGGTGGTTGTTACTTTACAGTTCACCTTTAGGTGAACTTCGTCCGCATTTGACGATACGTGTGATGCGAGCGTGGGATTGTGCAGATGAGGATTTCAAATGGCCTGATCGTGTTTTAGGCGTTGAAGATTTTAATGGTTCCCCTTTCTTTTTCCAG actctttcacaaaaagaaaagtattccTGGCTACTAGCACTCATGGGGCGTACTAGTGAAGAAGCTCcag ctGTAACTGATGAAGATGGTATTTACGTGGAACCCAATGAAGTAAACACTCTAATAAGTcgtgaagaaataaatagatCATTTAATTATGACACTCCACACACTCCACCACGTCGAGTGATGGAATcagagaattttaagaataaatatgCGGATATTAAGTCCCGGATTGCCGCGCAGCTTCTTCTTCACTCTCCATTGTCAGTCACAAAATCAGCCATAGCGGCAGCTCCAACTCAAGAGTCATCCTCAAGCAAGTGGTGGTTTCGGAAGCGCAAGAAAACGAATAGCAAAAACAGTTCAACAGAATTGGTCaatatcacaaaaaatcaaatcaaagaCGATCCAACGTACGATACTATTGATAACAGAAATAATCCTTTAGTATAG
- the LOC129793370 gene encoding eukaryotic peptide chain release factor GTP-binding subunit ERF3A yields MKYPLSVCHFLYSAICNLVSKLCPRVEKFRCKIFHNLYSQLLFLAIIVNFIKHCSEYRFLLLTFIMSQENTEISAKFSTLNVNAMEFVPSFCQQERTSAVTTENNEENRSEITTPVADNDPLDSWDVEDEPVLPLEDEEAEDGEDADGESDVAPKQSKKKPQKIEENKSKKEHVNVVFIGHVDAGKSTIGGQIMSLTGMVDKRTLEKYEREAREKSRESWYLSWALDTNQEERDKGKTVEVGRAYFETDKKHFTILDAPGHKSFVPNMIGGAAQADVAVLVISARKGEFETGFDRGGQTREHAMLAKTAGVKHLIVLVNKMDDPTVNWNENRYNECRDKILPYLKKLGFNPTKDLTFMPCSGLTGQGIREPIDPSLCPWYTGHAFIPFIDDLPSLGRKTDGPFIMPIVDKYKDMGTVVMGKVESGCAKKGQNLLVMPNRTQVSVDQLWSDDDEVTAVGPGENVKIKLKGIEEEDVSPGFVLCDASNPIKIGKIFDAQVVILEHKSIICAGYSAVMHIHCAAEEITVKALICLVDKKTGEKSRSRPRFVKQDQVAIMRIECSGLICLEQFKLFPQMGRFTLRDENKTIAIGKVLKVIE; encoded by the exons ATGAAATACCCCTTGTCTGtttgtcattttctttacTCCGCCATTTGCAATCTTGTGTCAAAATTGTGTCCgcgtgtggaaaaatttagatgtaaaattttccataatttgtATTCTCAGCTTCTTTTTTTAGCGATAAtagttaattttataaaacattgTTCTGAATACCGATTTCTATTATTGACTTTCATTATGTCGCAAGAGAATACCGAGATCAGTGCAAAGTTCTCCACACTCAATGTAAACGCAATGGAATTTGTGCCGAGCTTCTGTCAGCAAGAGAGAACCTCAGCAGTCACCAcagaaaataatgaagaaaacagATCCGAGATCACTA CGCCCGTCGCCGACAACGATCCTCTAGACAGTTGGGATGTGGAAGACGAGCCAGTATTACCACTTGAGGATGAAGAAGCAGAGGATGGTGAAGATGCCGATGGTGAAAGTGATGTTGCCCCAAAGCAGTCAAAGAAAAAACCCCAAAAGATTGAAGAGAATAAGAGCAAGAAGGAGCATGTCAATGTTGTTTTCATTGGACATGTTG ATGCTGGGAAATCTACTATTGGCGGCCAGATAATGTCTCTTACTGGAATGGTCGATAAAAGAACTCTGGAAAAGTACGAGCGTGAAGCTCGTGAGAAGTCACGAGAGAGTTGGTATCTCTCGTGGGCATTGGACACGAATCAGGAAGAGCGAGATAAGGGAAAGACGGTTGAAGTGGGACGTGCCTATTTTGAGACcgataaaaaacatttcacgATCCTTGATGCGCCTGGTCACAAGAGCTTTGTGCCTAACATGATTGGTGGGGCTGCACAGGCAGATGTTGCAGTCCTTGTGATATCTGCCAGAAAAGGAGAATTTGAAACGGGTTTTGATCGCGGTGGACAAACTCGGGAGCATGCGATGCTCGCCAAAACTGCCGGTGTTAAACATCTCATTGTCCTTGTCAACAAGATGGATGATCCAACAGTAAATTGGAATGAGAACAGATACAACGAATGTCGAGACAAAATTCTACCGTATCTTAAGAAACTTGG ATTTAACCCAACCAAGGATCTAACTTTCATGCCATGTTCTGGGCTAACGGGTCAAGGTATTAGGGAACCAATTGATCCAAGTCTATGCCCATGGTACACTGGTCACGCATTTATTCCATTCATCGATGATTTGCCCTCACTTGGCAGAAAAACCGACGGTCCATTTATAATGCCTATTGtagataaatataaagatatGGGAACGGTGGTGATGGGGAAAGTGGAGTCTGGTTGTGCAAAGAAGGGGCAAAATTTACTTGTAATGCCCAATCGA aCTCAGGTTTCGGTTGATCAGTTGTGGTCAGATGATGATGAAGTCACGGCGGTAGGCCCTGGAGAAAATGTTAAGATCAAATTAAAAGGAATCGAAGAAGAGGACGTCTCACCTGGTTTTGTACTCTGCGATGCATCCAATCCAataaaaatcggaaaaatttttgatgcTCAGGTGGTGATTCTAGAACACAAATCCATCATTTGTGCGGGATATTCAGCAGTTATGCACATTCATTGCGCAGCTGAAGAAATAACAGTGAAA GCTCTAATCTGTTTAGTTGATAAGAAAACAGGGGAAAAATCACGATCAAGACCACGATTTGTGAAACAGGATCAAGTGGCAATTATGAGAATTGAATGTTCCGGATTAATTTGTCTCGAGCAATTCAAATTGTTCCCGCAAATGGGAAGATTCACGCTCAGAGATGAGA ataaaacCATTGCAATTGGAAAAGTGCTTAAGGTGATCGAGTAA
- the LOC129791521 gene encoding glutamate [NMDA] receptor subunit 1-like, translating to MNLMGLWDGKNFSISKEFSRTTKIRRRLDFYGSEIYGAVSIVSIHSGYTVMDMLQKRIDTTTAGSAFQYSILQTIVDRINATLVLRRISTWSQFSRLPNESLSGTIGLLNSSLADVSVTPLSITADRLPYATPTATTWRAQFGFVFRHPKSTSLRAIYLQPFTNILWIATLIILVLYWMVFIVALRYYNDPEGAPGSAFLGIFGAFLQQGYSEKLLPFSGRILLVFGFIFSLVCYQFYSTFIVGSLIVDSPKNIRTIHDLAASKLLIGANPVPYNDYLFNSTSKILSSLYADRIKKPGNFFPPDIGIQMIQKGGFAYHFDVETMYETIVQNFSEDEICDLQEIISWKALEASAVVGKNSPYRELINVLTRQLTESGVIQHEHTKWFTLCPKCYTSRVTVVPVDIEKVFTPMMIISVGLVVSVIILTIEIYIKKRQTKMIVKNVKQLLYRK from the exons ATGAATTTAATGGGACTATGGGatgggaagaatttttccatatcTAAAGAATTTAGTCGAACTACGAAGATCAGACGAAGATTAGATTTTTATGGATCAGAAATATATGGTGCTGTTTCT ATTGTTAGTATTCATTCGGGTTATACCGTGATGGATATGCTTCAGAAGCGTATTGATACTACAACAGCTGGTTCGGCATTTCAGTATTCAATCTTACAAACCATCGTTGATCGCATAAATGCAACACTAGTACTACGGAGGATTTCTACCTGGAGCCAGTTCTCACGGTTACCTAACGAATCCCTGAGTGGTACTATTGGGTTGCTCAACAGTTCCCTTGCAGACGTAAGTGTAACACCACTGAGCATTACTGCTGATCGGTTACCCTATGCCACTCCGACTGCAACAACTTGGAGAGCCCAGTTTGGTTTCGTATTTCGGCATCCAAAATCTACGTCATTGCGTGCTATTTATTTACAACCATTTACTAATATTCTGTGGATAGCTACACTGATTATACTAGTACTATATTGGATGGTTTTTATCGTTGCTCTAAGATATTATAATGATCCTGAGGGCGCACCTGGATCTGCTTTTCTTGGCATTTTTGGAGCTTTCCTTCAGCAAGGTTACTCCGAAAAGCTCCTACCTTTTTCAGGACGAATACTTCTGGTTTTTggattcattttctctcttgtaTGTTATCAATTTTACTCCACTTTCATTGTAGGATCTCTCATTGTTGATTCGCCAAAAAATATTCGAACAATACATGATTTGGCTGCTAGCAAACTCTTAATTGGTGCAAATCCTGTGCCATACAACGATTACCTTTTTAATTCAACGAGCAAAATTCTCAGTTCTCTTTATGCTGATCGCATAAAGAAACCCGGGAACTTTTTTCCTCCTGACATTGGTATTCAAATGATTCAGAAGGGTGGATTTGCATACCATTTCGATGTGGAGACGATGTATGAGACTATTGTTCAAAACTTTTCTGAAGATGAAATATGTGATTTACAA GAAATCATATCTTGGAAAGCTTTAGAAGCAAGTGCAGTCGTtggaaaaaattcaccatACCGAGAATTAATTAACGTGTTAACTCGTCAGTTAACCGAGAGCGGGGTCATCCAACATGAACATACAAAATGGTTTACACTATGCCCTAAGTGCTATACATCACGTGTGACTGTAGTACCCGTGGACATTGAAAAAGTCTTCACTCCTATGATGATAATTTCTGTTGGATTAGTGGTTAGTGTTATAATTCTaacaattgaaatttatatcaAGAAAAGACAAACAAAAATGATAGTAAAGAATGTTAAGCAACTTCTTTATAGAAAATAA
- the LOC129793352 gene encoding cullin-2 — MSLKPKRVNFDQTWEELKETVKEVVTLSNVKRDIWNNRFGDVYSICVAYPEPLADKLYSETKNLLESHVENMLVTKVAAAIHSQSSDVTESLLWRYYEAWSEYSRGIGYLNFLYMYLNMQHIKKKKLSEPETLYASVSSDIQEQMEIGELGLDIWRVKMIESLGEELVKQVLDGIKADRMGTETNSRNVEVIHGVIQSFVLVQDYRKKGNLKLYQDLFEKPMLTTSGEYYRSEAVKILQKCSVSKYMEEVIKKLDDERRRAEKFLHHSSIMKLRKECQERMVTDHIDFLYSECKEMVAQERREDLKNMYILLKPVPDGLKQLILIFLDHIKNEGNETISTLKGDNIHIQFVENMLQVYQKYEELISDTFSSGHSVDPLFLSALDKACASVINTTIRIGEKQMCRSAELVARYCDSLLKKSKSTESEIDTKLTKSITIFKYIEDKDVYQKFYSRMLAKRLIHEQSLSMDAEEAMINRLKQACGYEFTNKLHRMFTDISVSADLNNKFSVYLKENKEEIGISCQIKILQAGAWPLGPTQVVIPFAVPQEFEKSIRMFEAFYHTNFNGRKLTWLHYLCQGELKLGYLKKSYIVTMQTYQMAILLLFECVDTMMCKEIQETLQLNADTFHKHMQSLIESKLLLANSDELKDDTEIRLNLDYSNKRTKFKITAALQRETPQEVEHTMNAVDEDRKLYLQAAIVRIMKSRKILRHNALVQEIYTQSKVSFAPSMLMIKKCIESLIEKQYIERTPNSTDEYSYVA; from the exons atgtcattgaAACCGAAGCGCGTGAATTTCGACCAAACATGGGAAGAACTGAAGGAGACGGTCAAGGAAGTCGTAACACTCAGCAATGTTAAGCGTGATATATGGAACAACCGTTTTGG agaTGTGTACTCCATATGCGTGGCTTATCCGGAACCATTGGCGGATAAATTGTATTCAGAGACAAAAAATCTACTTGAAAGTCATGTGGAAAACATGCTCGTAACTAAAGTGGCTGCAGCGATTCACTCACAAAGTAGTGATGTGACTGAGTCCCTTCTCTGGAGGTATTATGAAGCGTGGTCTGAGTACAGTCGTGGTATTGgatatctcaattttctctacaTGTACTTAAATATGCAACatattaagaagaagaaattatctGAGCCTGAAACTCTCTATGCTAGCGTTTCTAGTGACATTCAGGAACAAATGGAAATTGGTGAATTAGGCTTAGATATTTGGCGTGTAAAGATGATTGAGTCTTTGGGTGAGGAATTGGTGAAGCAGGTGTTAGACGGTATCAAAGCCGATCGGATGGGTACTGAAACGAATTCGCGTAATGTTGAGGTAATTCATGGTGTCATCCAGAGCTTTGTGCTCGTTCAGGATTACAGGAAAAAAGGGAATCTCAAGCTCTACCAGGACCTTTTCGAAAAACCAATGTTGACAACAAGTGGAGAATATTATCGCAGTGAGGCTgtgaaaatccttcaaaaatGTTCCGTAAGCAAATACATGGAAGAAGTGATAAAAAAACTTGATGATGAAAGGAGGCGTgctgagaaatttttgcatcACAGTTCCATTATGAAGCTGAGGAAGGAATGTCAGGAGAGAATGGTGACAGACCACATTGACTTCCTTTATTCGGAATGTAAAGAGATGGTGGCTCAGGAAAGAAGAGAGGATctgaaaaatatgtacattttgcTCAAACCAGTCCCCGATGGGCTCAAGCAACTAATACTCATCTTCCTGGATCACATAAAAAACGAAGGCAATGAAACGATCTCCACACTCAAGGGTGACAAT attcatattcaatttgttgaaaatatgCTACAAGTCTACCAAAAGTACGAGGAACTTATCAGTGATACCTTCAGCTCTGGCCATTCTGTCGATCCGCTATTTCTCAGCGCTTTAGACAAAGCATGTGCTAGCGTAATAAATACAACTATTCGTATTGGAGAAAAGCAAATGTGCCGAAGTGCTGAGCTTGTGGCCAGATACTGTGATAGTTTACTGAAAAAGTCTAAGTCTACAGAGAGTGAAATCGACACAAAACTGACGAAGAGTATCACTATTTTCAAGTACATTGAGGACAAGGATGTTTACCAAAAATTCTACAGTAGAATGTTGGCAAAAAG gTTGATCCATGAGCAATCATTAAGCATGGATGCGGAAGAGGCTATGATAAATCGTCTGAAGCAGGCATGTGGGTACGAATTCACCAATAAACTCCACCGTATGTTTACAGACATTTCTGTGTCGGCAGacctaaataataaattcagcgtatatctcaaagaaaataaggaaGAAATAGGGATATCATGtcagataaaaattcttcaagcaGGAGCATGGCCGCTTGGACCGACGCAAGTAGTTATTCCCTTTGCCGTGCCACAAGAGTTTGAAAAATCTATTCGGATGTTTGAAGCTTTTTACCATACCAATTTTAACGGGCGCAAGCTCACGTGGCTCCATTACTTGTGTCAGGGCGAACTAAAGCTGGGCtaccttaaaaaatcttacattGTTACTATGCAAACATACCAAATGGCCATTCTGTTGCTCTTTGAGTGTGTAGATACCATGATGTGCAAAGAAATCCAGGAAACACTGCAACTCAATGCGGATACCTTTCACAAGCACATGCAGAGCCTGATTGAGTCCAAGTTGCTCCTGGCTAATAGTGACGAACTTAAAGATGACACAGAGATTCGATTAAATCTCGATTACAGCAATAAGAGAACAAAATTCAAGATAACAGCTGCACTGCAGAGAGAGACACCGCAAGAGGTAGAACATACCATGAATGCTGTTGATGAAGACAGGAAACTTTATCTTCAGGCTGCCATCGTAAGAATCATGAAATCTCGCAAGATCTTACGTCACAATGCACTTGTTCAAGAG ATCTATACTCAATCTAAGGTGAGCTTTGCACCCAGTATGCTGATGATTAAAAAGTGTATAGAGTCTCTAATTGAAAAGCAGTACATTGAAAGAACGCCCAATTCAACGGATGAATACAGTTATGTGGCATAG
- the LOC129793354 gene encoding myotubularin-related protein 8 yields MEFIKTPKVENVRMIDRYNNKNASLGTLYLTATHLIFVDPEANKETWILHMHIATIDKLPLSTTGSPLLIRCKTFLSVTFVIPKERECHDVYMTLLKLCQPVQVKNLYCFHYTSSNEDLIKTFGWNFYALDTEFKRMNVPNEEWVLCTLNANYDLCDTYPKLLYVPAKASTTVLMGSSRFRSKGRLPVLTYLHNNKASICRCSQPLSGFSARCLEDEQMLEVIRKTNPNANFMYVVDTRPRINAMANRAAGKGYENEAFYENIKFQFLGIENIHVMRTSLQKLSETCEQKTPTMSGFLGSLESSGWLKHIRSILDTSNFIACAVDKGISVVVHCSDGWDRTAQVCSLSALILDPFYRTIKGFQTLIEKDWLAFGHKFSDRCGYIQTDPKEMSPVFTQFLDCTWQLLQQRCDAFEFNERFLLTLHDHVQSCQFGTFIGNCEKERLDLRLSELTFSLWGFMANHINEHINPLYQPEIDDILKPNLSPQCIRFWRGMYSRFESGVHPREPLGDLLLASMDHCTSLEDHMAHLTKRISSFKNFISKSAKKFQSYSVDNNKGIAKDKDEKNPGQLTDTTDHPLNSIDFSFSSLSNSETNNKFQEISDEIETVAVDWKSMRNVTSCPCSTPFDQFSRKSHCWKCGEVFCLRCIVRTIVLPGHDSGNSVPVCRPCYREQQQTSP; encoded by the exons ATGGAATTCATAAAAACTCCCAAG gTAGAAAATGTACGTATGATTGATCGatacaacaataaaaatgcatCTTTGGGGACACTTTATTTAACAGCTACCCATTTAATTTTCGTTGATCCGGAAGCCAATAAGGAGACATGG attcTTCACATGCATATTGCAACTATTGATAAATTACCTTTAAGCACAACAGGATCACCCTTACTGATTCGTTGCAAGACATTTCTTTCGGTGACTTTTGTGATTCCAAAGGAACGAGAGTGTCATGATGTTTATATGACCTTACTTAAACTTTGTCAGCCAGTTCAAGTAAAAAATCTCTACTGCTTCCACTATACTTCAAGCAATGAAGATTTGATTAAGACATTTGGATGGAATTTTTATGCACTTGATACTGAATTCAAGCGAATGAATGTACCAAATGAGGAATGGGTACTTTGTACACTAAACGCTAATTATGATTTGTGTGACACATATCCAAAATTACTTTATGTGCCTGCAAAAGCCAGTACAACTGTATTAATGGGAAGCAGTCGTTTCCGTTCAAAAGGTCGCTTACCCGTCCTCACATATTTGCACAACAATAAAGCTTCCATATGCCGTTGTAGTCAACCTCTTTCTGGCTTTAGTGCACGATGCTTAGAAGATGAACAAATGCTGGAAgtaattcgaaagacaaatcCAAACGCTAATTTTATGTACGTGGTTGATACACGACCCCGTATTAATGCAATGGCTAACAGAGCAGCTGGAAAAGGCTATGAAAATGAAGCTTtctatgaaaatattaaatttcaattcctGGGAATTGAGAATATTCACGTAATGAGGACAAGTTTACAAAAACTTTCTGAAA cttGCGAACAAAAAACACCGACAATGAGTGGATTTCTTGGATCATTGGAATCTTCGGGATGGTTGAAGCACATTCGATCTATTCTCGATACTTCAAACTTTATTGCATGTGCTGTGGATAAGGGAATTTCTGTTGTTGTCCATTGTTCCGATGGATGGGATAGAACCGCTCAAGTTTGCTCTCTATCTGCTCTAATTCTTGACCCATTCTATCGCACAATTAAAGGCTTTCAAACATTAATTGAAAAGGACTGGTTAGCATTTGGTCACAAGTTCAGTGATCGCTGTGGGTACATTCAGACAGATCCAAAGGAAATGTCCCCAGTGTTTACACAGTTTCTCGACTGCACATGGCAACTTCTACAACAAAGATGTGatgcttttgaatttaatgaacGCTTTCTTCTTACACTACATGATCACGTGCAATCTTGCCAATTTGGAACATTTATTGGGAATTGTGAGAAAGAACGCCTAGATCTTCGTCTATCTGAATTGACCTTTTCTCTGTGGGGTTTCATGGCAAATCATATAAATGAGCACATAAATCCCTTATATCAACCAGAAATTGATGATATACTAAAGCCCAATCTTTCACCACAGTGTATTAGATTTTGGCGAGGTATGTATAGTCGTTTTGAAAGCGGTGTACATCCAAGAGAGCCATTGGGAGATCTTTTGCTAGCCAGTATGGATCACTGTACATCACTTGAGGATCATATGGCGCACCTTACGAAAAGAATTTccagttttaaaaattttatttcaaaatcagccaaaaaattccaaagttaTTCAGTGGATAACAACAAAGGGATAGCTAAAgataaagatgaaaaaaatcctggACAATTGACTGATACTACAGATCATCCCCTTAactctattgatttttcattctcaagTCTTTCT AACTCAGAAACGAATAATAAGTTTCAGGAGATAAGTGATGAAATTGAAACTGTTGCAGTAGACTGGAAATCTATGAGGAATGTTACTTCATGTCCATGCTCAACACCATTCGATCAATTTAGCCGAAAGAGTCACTGTTGGAAATGTGGAGAAGTATTTTGTTTGCGTTGCATTGTGCGGACTATCGTTCTTCCAGGTCACGATAGTGGAAATTCTGTTCCTGTATGTCGACCATGTTACAGAGAACAGCAACAAACTTCTCCGTAG